The genomic window AGTTTAATTATTCATAGTGCTTATGAGATAAATAAGGCAGTTCCTTTAATTCAACAAGGACTGTGTATAGTTGAGTCATACATAGAAGTTGAGAGCGAATGGGAAGTGACTTTGTGTGTTAATGACGAAGGATATTATACTATCTTCCCATTTATGAGAATGGAAAAGACAAATGTCAATGATCTGTTTTATATTCAATCATTTGATGAATGGGATGATTTGAAAAAAGAAAGTACAAATCAAATGGAACTCATCACTAAAGTCATTGCTTCAGAGTTAGGTGTTTCAGGTACAGTAAAAGTGACTTTTTTTTTAACAAAAGAAGGGAACCTTTATGTCAATAATATTTCTATTTTTCCAAAAGAATACGATATCTTAACGATGACGTCATGTAATTTATCAATTTTTGATATGCATATTAAAAGCATTTGTAATTTTATGATTCCACCAGTGACGCAATTATCGCCTACCTATCTTTTACCAATCGGTGAAGAAAAAAAAGAGGATATTGCTAATCTAATGGATAAAAAGAATAAATGGCAGTTTTTTATTTATGAAGGATTTCGATACGAAAATATTTATGCTTTTGCACAAGTATATCCAACTAATTTACAAGAAAGTTTACAAGAAATAAAATATACAGGGTTAATTAGTGATTCTGTAAATGTTCAGGATGGTCAGAGTGAAAAAAGGTAAAACACAAAAGAGAGTTTATGATTATATCAAACAGCAAATTGAGACAGATACATGGTTAAATGGCTATCATATTATTGAACAAGATTTGGCAAATAGTTTATCTGTTAGTCGCACACCGATTAGAGGAGCGATTGCACAGCTAATTCAGGAAAAATATTTAAAAAAAGAAACAAATAGAGGCGTCATTGTTAGTAAAAATAAAATTAGTAACAAAGAGTTTGTTGAAAGAACACAACTAATCGAACTTCTTTGTTCACATTATTTATTCCAGCTTCAAATTAAAGAATACATGGTTGATAGAGAAGCATTTATATCATTAGTCGAGATAAATAAAAACAAACAATTAAATAAAGAAGAGTTTTATGACAAGTTTTGGCAATGTTTTTTAGTACCATTGAGTAACGACTTAATGAAAAAAACTATCATGACGCAAGTTTCAGCCATAAAGCTTGTCAAATTTCCTAATGCATCGATTGATTTTTTATATAAAGAAACCGAGCAGTTAGGTCAGAAGGTATCTCTATTGTTGCTAGATAGGAAATTTGAATTAGCTAGAAAAGAGCTGCGTGTTTACATTAATCGTTTAAATCTAGAGCTAATTGATCAACAAATATAAGGAGGAATGATGATGAAGTTATTACAAATTGGGACGTCTAATATCATGGCGTCACAACTTGCACTTGGGTGTATGAGAATGGCTGGTTTATCAAAAGAAAGAGCAAAAGAAGTAATAGAAACGTCTTTGGAATCAGGCATCAACTTTTTTGATCATGCTGATATTTATGGAGATGGAGAGTCTGAAGTGATTTTCTCTAAGGCAATAAAAGAAATAGATGTTAAGCGTGACGATATTTTTATTCAATCAAAGTGTGGAATTAGAAAAGGTTTCTATGATTTTTCTAAAGAGCATATCATTCAATCAGTTGAAGGCAGTTTAACCCGTTTAGGAACAGACTACCTTGATGTATTAGCATTGCATCGTCCTGATGCTTTGATGGAACCTGAAGAGGTGTCAGAGGCTTTTTACCAATTAAAAAAGGCTGGTAAAGTTCGATATTTTGGTGTCAGTAATTTTGCACCAACAACAGTTGAATTATTGCAACAATCATTGTCAGATAAACTAATAGTTAATCAATTACAGTTTGGATTGCAACATGCTAGCATGGTAACGAGTCAAATGAATGTTAATATGGAAAATGAATTGGGAATCAATCGAGATGGAGCAGTTTTAGACCATATGAGGTTAAAGCAAATGACCGTACAGGCTTGGTCTCCTTATCAATTTGGTTATTTTGACGGCGTATTCATTGATCATCCTGATTTTAAAGAGTTAAATGAATGTTTAAATAAATTAGCTAATTCATATAGTGTTACATCAACAGGAATTGCGACAGCTTGGATTAATCGACATCCGGCTAATATTCAAACAATTATTGGAAGTATGAATCCAAGTAGAATTAGAGATATCACTCAAGCAAGTGATATCAGGTTAACAAGAGAAGAATGGTATGAATTATATCAAGCTTCAGGCTTTACCTTATTATAAACAGTAAAGGATAGAAATATGGATATAAAAATAACAAAGTTAGAAAAAAAATATGGCTCATTGCAAGTACTATCAATTGATGATTTAACCTTTGAAACGGGAAAGTCATATGGAGTGATTGGCCCAAATGGTGCAGGTAAAACTACTCTTTTTAAATGTATGACCAATATCATTACAGATTATCAAGGTGATGTTAAAATTAATAATGTGTCAGTTCGCGATGACAATAGCATTCTATTTAATCTAGGGATTGTGTTAGATGGAGCTTCTGTTTATAAAGAAAGAACAGGTTGGTTTAATATTGAGTATTTCTCTGGATTAAGAGGAGAATTTGATGTAAACAAAGCAGAAGCGCTTGCAAGAGAATTAAATATTTCAGAATTTTTAGGAAGAAAAGTAAAAACTTATTCATACGGTACAATAAAAAAACTAATTTTATTGATTGCCTTATTACATGACCCTAAAATATTAATTCTTGACGAGCCATTTCGTGGGCTGGACACTGAGACAGTAGATTGGTTTAAGTTTTATCTTAAAAAAATGACTTCAGAAGGAATGACGTTAATCATTTCATCTCACGTAAAAAGCGACATCGAAACACTATGCGAGGAAGTTGTAATCTTGAAAAATGGTGAAAAAGTGCAACAGCTATCATTAGATGAAATGGATGATAAAAAAATTCGAGACATCGAGACATCAAACCAAGAGGCGTTCTTGGTGATTTTAGAAAATATGAACTATTACTCCAAAGTATTATCAAACGGCTGTGTAAGACTGGATATTGAAGATGTGAGATGGTCTGAAGTAAAAGACCGACTAAATGAGCAAGGCATCGAGATATTAGAAATGAAAAAAGTTACACTCTTAGATAATCATTTGAATGGAGGTAACAACTAAATGACAGCAACTCAGATTTTTAAGATGGAACTATTTAAATATACAAGGGACAGAACGTATATTATCACAACTGGTATATTAGCCATTATCAACATTCTTCTAACAGTATATTTTATGAATATTTTTGATAATATAAATCAGGTCAATGGACTTGAAAATGATTATTTATTTGGATTAATGATTATCCTCTTAGTTTTCACTATTTTTGCTAATATGATTTTTATGTTTGTTTATCCATTTCATTTAGTTTCAATGGATTATAAGAACAATGTCATGAGTATGCTGGTTTCTTCGGGAGTAAATAGAACACAACTCTTTTTCGCTAAAATAGGTGCGATATTTTTATGGAATATTATATTAACGTTAATCCTTGTATTCATTCCATCAGCACTTATTTTGTTCAGGTTCCAGCAAGTAGTGGATATCCAAACCATTTTATCAGGAATCTCAGCAGGATTTAATACAGTTGGTTTTTCATTTTTAGGAGTGATTGCCTCTAGTTTTATTTCATACATAAACAGTCTTGTGATAATTGCAACAGCTACTATTATGCTAAAAGGGAGTAATTTAACTATCTTCTTATTTATGGGATTATCTATGTTACAAGGAGTTATTACGAATACGTTATCTATTATTCCTACATCATTAGGATTTTCGATGACAGGAATCTTGATTATGAATAATTTGATTGTTGTAGTAATTACTTTGATTTTCGTTTTAATGTCATTACACTTTATGAAAACACAAAATCTTTAATTATTTTCAAGTAAACACGAACAATATTGGAAAAAAGTAAGAACTTTCATAAAAGCTCTTGCTTTTTTTTTATAATGATGTAGATTATCATAGGAATAGGAAACATTATTTAAATAATTTTAAATGAATATTCGTCTTTTTATTCCCGATATCACGTTTTGACTCTCTAGGAGGATGGAAATGAAGATTTTTGATTATGAAGACGTTCAATTAGTACCAAACAAATGTATTGTATCTAGTCGTTCGGAATGCGATACAACAGTGACACTGGGAGGCAGATCATTTAAGATGCCTGTTGTACCAGCCAATATGCAGACGATTATAGATGAACCAATTGCTGAATATTTAGCATCAAATGGCTACTTTTATATTATGCATCGTTTTAATGAACAAGCTAGAAAACAATTTATTACAGATATGCATGACAAAGGATTATTTGCTTCAATCAGTGTAGGTGTTAAGCCAACAGAATATGATTTTGTTAATGAACTAAAAGCTGAAAATTTAATCCCTGAATATGTTACCATTGACATTGCACATGGTCATTCTGATTCAGTGATTAATATGATTAAACATTTAAAGAAACAATTACCAGAAACGTTTGTTATTGCTGGAAATGTAGGAACTCCTGAAGCAGTAAGAGAATTAGAAAATGCTGGAGCTGACGCAACAAAAGTTGGGATTGGGCCTGGTAAAGTCTGTATCACGAAACTTAAGACAGGGTTTGGTACTGGTGGTTGGCAACTTGCAGCACTTAGAAGATGTAGTAAAGCAGCAAGAAAACCATTGATTGCTGATGGCGGTATCAGAACACATGGAGATATTGCAAAATCAATTCGTTTTGGTGCGACGATGGTCATGATTGGCTCATTGTTCGCTGGACACGAAGAATCTCCTGGTGAAATGAAAGAAGAAGATGGTGTATTATACAAAGAGTATTTTGGTAGTGCTTCTGAATTTCAAAAAGGTGAACATAAAAACGTTGAGGGTAAAAAAATATGGACACCGTTTAAAGGGAAACTAGAAGACACACTAAATGAAATGCAACAAGATTTACAATCTTCTATCTCTTATGCAGGTGGTAAAGATGTTGAGGCTATTCGTAAAGTTGACTATGTGATTGTTAAAAATTCCATTTTTAATGGTGATATTTTCTAAACAATAAAGTTTAACTACTAAGTGTTAATTGCTTAGTAGTTTTTTGTTTCGAATAACACTAATAAAATATGAGAGATATAAAACATAATAGTAGAAGTTGTTTTTTTATTGATGTATCATAATCTCTGATAGTAAAAAGGAGGAAAAGAATGAGGATTTTAATAACAAAATTAAAACAAAATAAGTCTTTAGTAGGTTTATCTTTGTTTATGACAGTTATCATGGTTGCATCTCAGTTGTGGCAACCAAAATTATTACAAAAAATCATGAATTCAATCATGACTGAAAATCAATCTGAGCTGAAAAAAGTAGGTATTATGTTAATTGTAGTGGCATTATTTGGTTTAGTTGCAGGGGTATTAAATACAATTTTTTCTGCGAAATTATCTCAAGAAGTTGCCTCAGATATTAGATCAGATGGATTTAAAAAGGTACAAGAGTTTTCGTTTGAAAATATCGAAACATTTTCGACAAGCAATCTTGTTATCCGTTTGACAAATGATATTACTCAAATTCAAAATGTCGTCATGATGATGTTTCAAAGTATCTTTAGAATACCCATTATGTTTATCGGGAGCTTTATTCTAGCGATGATGACTTTACCAAAATTGTGGTGGATTATTATTCTGTTAGTCGTTTTAGTTGTACTAACAGTAATGATTGTTTTTAGTATGATGGGAAAACACTTTGCAAAAATACAGCATTACTTAGAGAAAAGTAATGGTATAGCAAAAGAAAACTTAGCTGGGATGAGAGTGGTTAAATCATTCGTTCAAGAAAAAAATCAAATTAATAAATTTTCTGCTGTATCTGAAAAACTAACAAGTCATACGATTTCAGTGGGGAATTTATTTTCAATTATGATTCCAACATTCATGTTAATCTCGAACTTAGCGATTGTCATGTCTATCTATTTTACAGCGAATTTAGCTAAGACAGATATTGAGGCTATTAGTGCGGTTGTATCATTTATGAATTACTTAATGCAGATTATGATGAGTATTATTATTGGTGGTATGATGCTGATGATGGCATCACGTGGGATGGTTTCAATTAAACGTTTAAATGATATTCTTGAAACAAAACCAACATTGACTTATTTACCAGATAATGAATCAGAACCAATTAAAAATGGCGATGTATCATTTCACGACGTTAGTTTTACTTATGCTGGTGATGATATGCCAACTTTAAAAGATATTTCGTTTAAGATTGATCATGGGATGTCAGTTGGGATAGTCGGGGCAACAGGGTCAGGTAAATCGACTTTAGCACAATTGATTGCCCGTATGTATGACCCAACTACTGGGACAATACAAGTTGGTGATGCTGACTTAAAACATGTGAGCAAAGAAGAATTAAGAAACGCGATTGCGATTGTTTTACAGCGAGCGATTTTATTTTCTGGAACCATTGCAGACAATCTTCGCCATGGAGATGAGCATGCTGATGAAAAAGAATTGTATCGTGCGTCAACTATTGCACAAGCGTATGAATTTATCGAGCGTCAAATGGATGGGTTTGAAAGCCGAGTTGAAGAACGAGGGTCTAACTTTTCAGGTGGTCAAAAACAACGGTTATCCATTTCACGTGGGGTGATTGGTCATCCTAAAGTATTGATTTTAGATGATAGTACAAGTGCATTAGATGCTAAAAGTGAAAAATTAGTTAAAGAAGCTTTAGCTAAAGAATTATCTGATACAACTGTATTCATCATTGCCCAAAAGATTTCTTCTGTGGTTCAGGCAGATACTATCATAGTGCTGGATGAAGGTCATTTAGTTGCACAAGGAACACATCAAGAACTTTTACAAACAAGTGAGGTCTATAGAGAAATCTATGACACACAAAAATCAAAGGAGGTTGAGGTAATTGACTAAAAAAGAACCCAGTGTATTAAGCTTCTTTTGGACCTATTTAAAAGTCTATAAAGTGAAGTTTTTTGTGATTATTGTCGCAATTATTTTCTCAACTTACCTACAAGTTAAGGCACCCCAATTTACTGGTAAAGCAATAGAAGAATTAGCGAAATATGCGGGCACTTATATGTCTGTAGGACACGCAGATAAATCACCGTTTACGAGTGTGATAAAATTGTTAGTTGGTTTATATGTGTTAAATGCTATTTCAATGTTTATTCAAAATATTTTAATGTCTCGTGTAACAGGTCAATCGACGAATAGTATGAGAATTGGTTTATTTAAAAAGTTACAAACAATGACGATTCGTTTTTTTGATACACATCAACATGGCGATATTTTGAGCCGTTTTACCAGTGATTTAGATAATATATCAAATACAATGAATCAAGCACTGATTCAAGTATTGACTAATGTGTCGATGTTAATTGGTGTGACGTTCATGATGTTTAGAGAAAATGCTCAGATGACATGGATTACACTTGGTATGGCACCATTTGCAATTATTTTTGCAGTTGTCATCATCAAACAGGCTGAAAAGAAAGTTGGTATTCAGCAAGAAAGCGTCGGACGTTTGAATGGTTATATTGATGAAAAAATATCAGGTCAGAAAGTGATTATCACAAATGGATTAGAAGACCAAACAATCGAGGGATTTGAAAAGGTAAATAATGAAGTAAAAGAAGCAACATTTAAAGGACAAGTATATTCAGGCCTACTATTTCCAACTATGCAAGGTATTTCCTTATTAAATACTGCTATCGTGATTTTCGCTGGTGGTTGGTTAGTCAATAGTGGAAGTATTGAAAAAGCAGCAGGATTAGGTTTAATTGTGACGTTTATTCAATATTCACAACAGTTTTATATGCCACTCACTCAGATTTCTTCTCAGTTTAGTATGTTACAGTTGGCATTTACAGGAGCTAAAAGATTGAATCAAGTGTTCATTCAGCCAGATGAACCAAACGACAGTCATCTAGAAGCATTGACAGGATTGCATAAAGATGTGACGTTATCACATGTTGACTTTTCATACGAAAAAGATCGTCCTATTTTAAAAGATATTTCGATAGAAGCTAAGAAAGGGCAAATGGTGGCATTGGTTGGTCCAACTGGTTCAGGTAAAACAACCGTCATGAACTTATTAAATCGTTTCTATGATGTTGATTCTGGTAGTATTACGATAGATGGCCGTGATATTCGTGGCGTGACATTAGATAGTTTACGTTCACATATCGGGATTGTTCTACAGGATTCTATTCTTTTTTCTGGCACAATTAAAGATAATATCAAGTTTGGAAAACCAAGTGCGTCAGATGAAGAAGTCATATTTGCTGCTAAACAAGCGAATATTCATGAATTCATTATGTCACTTGAAGATGGTTATGACACCCTTGTCAGTGATGAAAATAGTGTCTTCAGTGTGGGACAGAAACAATTAATTAGTATTGCTCGTACAATTATTACGAATCCAGATTTATTAATATTAGATGAGGCGACAAGTAATGTTGATACCGTGACTGAAAGTCGGATTCAAAAAGCAATGGAAACTGTCATAAATGGTCGGACTAGTTTTGTTATTGCCCATAGGTTAAAGACAATCCTAGATGCAGACTTTATTGTGGTATTGAATCAAGGTGAAATTATAGAAGTTGGTACGCATGATACTCTGATAAATGAAGGTGGATTTTACGCGGAATTGTATCACAATCAATTTGTCTTTGAATAGAAAACAAAAGAACAATCTGTTACAGGTTGTTCTTTTTAAAGAAAATCGTTCAATTAACATATCTTTTTGATTAAATAAAATAATGATAATAGGCATCTACCCTATAATATTATTGAGTTTATAAAAATTATGACATAATTATAATAGATTTTTAATCAAAATATCGTTATAATGAGTGAGACTATGAAGAAATATATAAGTATACGAGAAAGGCATGTGTGTTTATGTCAAATAGGATTTTGATAATTGAAGATGAAAAAAATTTAGCTCGCTTTGTGGAATTGGAGTTAAAGCATGAAAAATATGAAACAGAAGTTCATTATAATGGACGTACCGGATTAGAGGCAGCGTTATCACAAGATTGGGATGCGATTTTATTAGATTTAATGTTACCTGAGTTAAATGGTTTAGAAGTCTGTCGTCGAATTCGTCAGGTGAAAAATACGCCTATTATTATGATGACAGCAAGAGATTCGGTCATTGATAGAGTATCTGGTTTAGATCACGGAGCAGATGACTATATTGTTAAACCATTTGCTATAGAAGAGTTATTAGCACGATTGCGAGCATTACTTCGCCGAATCGATATCGAAGGTGATAAAAATGTGACGAAACAAACGACATTATCTTATCGAAACTTAACAATTGAAAAAGAAAATAGGGTGGTTCGCCGAGGTGACGATATCATTGAACTAACTAAAAGAGAATACGAATTATTACTTATTTTAATGGAAAATGTTAATGTTGTACTTTCTAGAGATGTACTATTAAATAAAGTATGGGGCTATGAAATTGAAGTGGAAACAAATGTTGTAGATGTCTACATTCGTTATTTAAGAAATAAAATTGATGTTCCAGGAGAAGATAGTTATATCCAAACTGTTCGTGGAACTGGGTATGTAATGAGATCGTGATAAATAAGCTTAAAAGGAAATTTAATTGGCCCGCTAAATTTTCTTGGAAATCAATTACGTTGAAATGGACCATTCTAACATCATTAGTGATATCAATTTTATTTGCTGTGTTTGCAGTCATTTCGTATCAAATTAGTTCAAGATTAATGATTCAGCAAGAAGAGTTAACCTTTAATCGGACAATATCTGAGGTAACTAGCCGATTATCTAGAGGAACAGAGCCATTAAGTTTTAATAGCTCTGTTTTTTATCTGAAAGAATCGACCGGTGAATATGTTGGTGACAGTTATTACGGAGCCAGTACGTTAGAGTCTACTATGATGAATTTAAATAGCTTTATTTCTGAACTTTCAAGACCAGAAATGGATTTAAAAGTTTATAATACTGACGGTAATTTAGTTTTTGAAACAAAAAATCGCTATGTACCCTTTGATAAGTCGACTCAATCTGAAACAACAATTAGAACCTATGAATACGTTACAGGTTTGGTTTTACTAAAGCCAGTTTACTCTGATCAAACGGGGAAGTTAATCGGTTATGCACAAGGCTTTTATGATTTAGGTTTTTATTATAAATATCGACAACAATTATTACAAAATTTAGTAATTATAGGATTATTTGGTTTATTAGTCAGTGTGATGGTGAGCTTTTTATTATCAAGCTATTTTACCAGCCCTCTTAGGAAAATGGTAAGAACGCTAAATAATATTGAAACGGCACATAAGACTGGTCTTCGAATGCCAGTACCAAAATCAAATGATGAAATTTATGATTTAGCAAAAGCTTTTAATGATATGATTGAACGTATGGAACGATTTATTACGCAACAACAACAATTTGTTGAAGATGTGTCACATGAGTTAAGAACGCCTGTAGCTGTGATTGAAGGCCATCTGAATCTGTTGAATCGTTGGGGGAAAGATGACCCTGAAGTATTGGAAGAGTCTTTGAGTGCCTCACTACAAGAAATCACTCGTATGAAAAGTTTGGTACAAGAGATGCTTGATTTATCAAGAGCTGAGCAATCTGAGTTTCATTATAAAAATGAAACGTGCTTAGCAAAAGAAACAATCCAAACAACTGTAAGCAATTTTCAAATGCTTTACCCTGAATTTGTTTTTAATTTAGATGACGATGATTTAGATAATTCGGTTGAAATTAAGATGTATCGTAATCACTTTGAACAAATACTGATTATTTTATTAGATAATGCAGTGAAATATTCACGAGATAGAAAAGAAGTGATTATTTCAGCATCAAAATCTTATCAATATGTTGACTTAATGATTCAAGATTTTGGTGAGGGGATTTCTGAAGAGGAAATCGAAAAAGTGTTTAACCGCTTTTACCGAGTGGATAAAGCAAGAGCAAGACACACGGGTGGTAATGGCTTAGGTTTATCTATAGCTCAACAGCTTATTGAAAATTACAATGGGACAATTAATGTGAAAAGTCACGTCAATTTAGGTACGGCATTTTATTTATCTATTCCATATGTAGTCAAACAAAAAAATCCACAAATACCAACTGTTACAGAATAAAAAAGTATCTATCGAGATCTGCTATTAAAAGCGAGATTAAGATAGATACTTTTTATTTTAATTATCGTAATAAAGAAAGAAAATCGTCATTGGATATTTTTTGATCAAAATCAAAATCATCAACAATTAAAGTTGGAACAAAGTGCACATCGGCGTTTGCAGCTTCTTCTACAATATCTTGTAGCATTTTTTGATTATCTTGTTTGATTAACCCAAGTGTTTCCTCAGCAAATTCTCGTACTTCTTCTTGTGTGCTGAGAGATCCCCATTGACTTTGTGAATTATAGATATCTGTGATAACTTTAATTGCTTGTTCATTTGCTGGCACGTACTCATGCATCACATTGCCTAATGATAAACTAGCAGAATCTTTATTAAAAAGTTTAATCACGTAATGCAGATTTTCGCTGTTCACTTCTTTTGAGATTAAATCTAATTTTTCATCCCACCATTGTTTACAAAACGGGCAACGTAGATTAACAAATTCAAACAATAAATTTGGTGCATCAGCTTTACCAATTTTGATTCCAACAGAGCTAGTTACTTTTGTTGGATCGATTTTTTTTGTACCCATTGACTCATCTCCTTATTTTAAGGCAGCACTGTTAACCATTACTTCATCAATTAAGCCGTATTTTTTTGCTTCCTCAGCTGACATAAAGTTATCACGATCAGTATCTTGTTCGATGATGTCTAGTGGTTGACCTGTGTTTTCAGCTAAGATTTTATTTAATCTCTCACGCGTATTTAAAATATGGCGTGCTGCAATTTCGATTTCTGTCGCTTGCCCTTGAGCTCCTCCCAGAGGTTGATGAATCATGATTTCTGCGTTTGGTAATGCAAATCGTTTCCCTTTTGTTCCAGATGACAGTAGAAAACTTCCCATTGAGGCTGCCATACCTAAAACAATGGTCTGGATATCAGATTTGACAAAGTTCATT from Vagococcus martis includes these protein-coding regions:
- a CDS encoding response regulator transcription factor produces the protein MSNRILIIEDEKNLARFVELELKHEKYETEVHYNGRTGLEAALSQDWDAILLDLMLPELNGLEVCRRIRQVKNTPIIMMTARDSVIDRVSGLDHGADDYIVKPFAIEELLARLRALLRRIDIEGDKNVTKQTTLSYRNLTIEKENRVVRRGDDIIELTKREYELLLILMENVNVVLSRDVLLNKVWGYEIEVETNVVDVYIRYLRNKIDVPGEDSYIQTVRGTGYVMRS
- a CDS encoding aldo/keto reductase, translated to MKLLQIGTSNIMASQLALGCMRMAGLSKERAKEVIETSLESGINFFDHADIYGDGESEVIFSKAIKEIDVKRDDIFIQSKCGIRKGFYDFSKEHIIQSVEGSLTRLGTDYLDVLALHRPDALMEPEEVSEAFYQLKKAGKVRYFGVSNFAPTTVELLQQSLSDKLIVNQLQFGLQHASMVTSQMNVNMENELGINRDGAVLDHMRLKQMTVQAWSPYQFGYFDGVFIDHPDFKELNECLNKLANSYSVTSTGIATAWINRHPANIQTIIGSMNPSRIRDITQASDIRLTREEWYELYQASGFTLL
- a CDS encoding ABC transporter ATP-binding protein; this translates as MRILITKLKQNKSLVGLSLFMTVIMVASQLWQPKLLQKIMNSIMTENQSELKKVGIMLIVVALFGLVAGVLNTIFSAKLSQEVASDIRSDGFKKVQEFSFENIETFSTSNLVIRLTNDITQIQNVVMMMFQSIFRIPIMFIGSFILAMMTLPKLWWIIILLVVLVVLTVMIVFSMMGKHFAKIQHYLEKSNGIAKENLAGMRVVKSFVQEKNQINKFSAVSEKLTSHTISVGNLFSIMIPTFMLISNLAIVMSIYFTANLAKTDIEAISAVVSFMNYLMQIMMSIIIGGMMLMMASRGMVSIKRLNDILETKPTLTYLPDNESEPIKNGDVSFHDVSFTYAGDDMPTLKDISFKIDHGMSVGIVGATGSGKSTLAQLIARMYDPTTGTIQVGDADLKHVSKEELRNAIAIVLQRAILFSGTIADNLRHGDEHADEKELYRASTIAQAYEFIERQMDGFESRVEERGSNFSGGQKQRLSISRGVIGHPKVLILDDSTSALDAKSEKLVKEALAKELSDTTVFIIAQKISSVVQADTIIVLDEGHLVAQGTHQELLQTSEVYREIYDTQKSKEVEVID
- a CDS encoding ABC transporter permease; the encoded protein is MTATQIFKMELFKYTRDRTYIITTGILAIINILLTVYFMNIFDNINQVNGLENDYLFGLMIILLVFTIFANMIFMFVYPFHLVSMDYKNNVMSMLVSSGVNRTQLFFAKIGAIFLWNIILTLILVFIPSALILFRFQQVVDIQTILSGISAGFNTVGFSFLGVIASSFISYINSLVIIATATIMLKGSNLTIFLFMGLSMLQGVITNTLSIIPTSLGFSMTGILIMNNLIVVVITLIFVLMSLHFMKTQNL
- the guaC gene encoding GMP reductase; this encodes MKIFDYEDVQLVPNKCIVSSRSECDTTVTLGGRSFKMPVVPANMQTIIDEPIAEYLASNGYFYIMHRFNEQARKQFITDMHDKGLFASISVGVKPTEYDFVNELKAENLIPEYVTIDIAHGHSDSVINMIKHLKKQLPETFVIAGNVGTPEAVRELENAGADATKVGIGPGKVCITKLKTGFGTGGWQLAALRRCSKAARKPLIADGGIRTHGDIAKSIRFGATMVMIGSLFAGHEESPGEMKEEDGVLYKEYFGSASEFQKGEHKNVEGKKIWTPFKGKLEDTLNEMQQDLQSSISYAGGKDVEAIRKVDYVIVKNSIFNGDIF
- a CDS encoding ATP-binding cassette domain-containing protein, with the translated sequence MDIKITKLEKKYGSLQVLSIDDLTFETGKSYGVIGPNGAGKTTLFKCMTNIITDYQGDVKINNVSVRDDNSILFNLGIVLDGASVYKERTGWFNIEYFSGLRGEFDVNKAEALARELNISEFLGRKVKTYSYGTIKKLILLIALLHDPKILILDEPFRGLDTETVDWFKFYLKKMTSEGMTLIISSHVKSDIETLCEEVVILKNGEKVQQLSLDEMDDKKIRDIETSNQEAFLVILENMNYYSKVLSNGCVRLDIEDVRWSEVKDRLNEQGIEILEMKKVTLLDNHLNGGNN
- a CDS encoding ATP-grasp domain-containing protein; translation: MYSHSIIKNRYLQKQFLDAHSINITPYESAVVVSDIYDAAERIGYPCIIKQENRRHYNEDSSLIIHSAYEINKAVPLIQQGLCIVESYIEVESEWEVTLCVNDEGYYTIFPFMRMEKTNVNDLFYIQSFDEWDDLKKESTNQMELITKVIASELGVSGTVKVTFFLTKEGNLYVNNISIFPKEYDILTMTSCNLSIFDMHIKSICNFMIPPVTQLSPTYLLPIGEEKKEDIANLMDKKNKWQFFIYEGFRYENIYAFAQVYPTNLQESLQEIKYTGLISDSVNVQDGQSEKR
- a CDS encoding ABC transporter ATP-binding protein produces the protein MTKKEPSVLSFFWTYLKVYKVKFFVIIVAIIFSTYLQVKAPQFTGKAIEELAKYAGTYMSVGHADKSPFTSVIKLLVGLYVLNAISMFIQNILMSRVTGQSTNSMRIGLFKKLQTMTIRFFDTHQHGDILSRFTSDLDNISNTMNQALIQVLTNVSMLIGVTFMMFRENAQMTWITLGMAPFAIIFAVVIIKQAEKKVGIQQESVGRLNGYIDEKISGQKVIITNGLEDQTIEGFEKVNNEVKEATFKGQVYSGLLFPTMQGISLLNTAIVIFAGGWLVNSGSIEKAAGLGLIVTFIQYSQQFYMPLTQISSQFSMLQLAFTGAKRLNQVFIQPDEPNDSHLEALTGLHKDVTLSHVDFSYEKDRPILKDISIEAKKGQMVALVGPTGSGKTTVMNLLNRFYDVDSGSITIDGRDIRGVTLDSLRSHIGIVLQDSILFSGTIKDNIKFGKPSASDEEVIFAAKQANIHEFIMSLEDGYDTLVSDENSVFSVGQKQLISIARTIITNPDLLILDEATSNVDTVTESRIQKAMETVINGRTSFVIAHRLKTILDADFIVVLNQGEIIEVGTHDTLINEGGFYAELYHNQFVFE
- a CDS encoding GntR family transcriptional regulator, producing the protein MKKGKTQKRVYDYIKQQIETDTWLNGYHIIEQDLANSLSVSRTPIRGAIAQLIQEKYLKKETNRGVIVSKNKISNKEFVERTQLIELLCSHYLFQLQIKEYMVDREAFISLVEINKNKQLNKEEFYDKFWQCFLVPLSNDLMKKTIMTQVSAIKLVKFPNASIDFLYKETEQLGQKVSLLLLDRKFELARKELRVYINRLNLELIDQQI